TGGTGAAATACacattagtaaaataaaattacaataaaaataaaattgaaatggaACTAATTTAGAATGAAGCATGGAAATATTATTCTCTTTAAAGTGATTCAAACCTTTTATAGTAgacaaaattttgaataaatcgATACAGCAGACCTTCTGTTGACTTGTACAACGTCTCCATGACACAACTTCTCAATTGATTGTCATATAGCTCAAATTAACTCCATACAAAAAGGTTGAGCCCAAAGCTCCACTAGAAAAATACTCTATTTTTTCTTGTCGGGAAGAACTCATTAAGAACATAAacgcattgttttttttttttttttttaactaactcTCTGGGTATtttgaaaagagagaaaagaacagGGCTATTTTATCGAGACATTTAATAGCTCTAACTTAATAGTATATTCTATACAACTTCAAAAACATTTGATAATAATAGAGGAGCGGCACCCATCCCTGAGACAAGGGCAGCAATAAAAGAGAATGACGTTAGAGCATAAAAGTGAAATGTACAGCTAAATAAATATTGTGGGCAACTAAAATTTTAATAGCAACCAATAATACACCAACGTACTAAGAGAGGAACGTTAAcctaattaatgaaaaaattgataaaaaaagtcACAATACCAACGCCCACCCCACCAAGTTTAAGAGTCATGCTACTATGCTGCACAAGTGACAAAGGGACTAAACCACTAGTTAAGTCtgttctcttttttttaatatttaaaaaaaaaaaagactaatgTTATGTATAgttacttttacgtattctCTGTGTACTATACGGATGTGATTGGCTGCATCAAATCTTTATTAATACACAataaatcacatcaatagaatacacaaaaataactgtatataaaatttttattttgaaaattaggcTAAATATGGTGATTAAGAATCTCCTATTTATTCTAGTAATAATTTCTCTTAATGGAGGGATTGcgaattgttatatatatatataaggcaaGGCAAATGGGATTAAGGGAGAGCCTAAAGATCAGACAAAGAAGATTGAACAATCAAGAAGATGGTTGTAGCAAGACAACAGTTGCTCTGGATGGCCTTTGTGCTTGTACTAACACTTTCTTCCGAGGCGAGAAAGCTAgcaatatttgaagaaaaaagctcCTTCCACTTGGTGGATGATGCAAATGTAAAAGGGGTTGCGTCCGAAAAGCTGAATTTTGTCATGCTGCCCAAATATACACCACTTCCTCCATCTGGGCCTAGCAGAAGGACCTCTGACTCTAGTCCACCTCCTCCTATTTCTCTCTCACAAGAATGGACTGAAAACCCAAAATCGAGTAAGTTGGACAGGCTGAACTTTGGGATGCTACCCAAATATACACCACTTCCTCCATTGGGCCTAGCACAAGGACCTCTGACTCTAGTCCACCTCCTCCTGTCATAAGAGACTGACATGCCTCCAGCCGACTTCATCCACCCAAGTAGTGCAATTCCAAGCAATAATCATGCACTTTGAAGTAAATCTTTATAGTCTTTCTGTTGTTTTATTGCAAGAATAAATGTAAGAAATGTTCAAGAAtgtattcacaaaaaaaaaaaaatatgcccaATTAAAAGTTAAAGAGTATTGTTCATGTTTtatattcataataatattgttGGATGCCTTTGCTACAATATTTCTCTTCTGGTAATGCCTTATTATTGTGTTTCAGCCTTGTTGTATATATGGGGGCAAGATCATgtagtgtatttttatttttttcttttagaccaagcaaataaaatttcaagttttttcaACAGTTAAGCTTTAAGATTAACAAGGCTTTAAATCCCCTAAAGTTTTTATAATCCTATGACTTGGAGATTGAAAGACGCACGTATAAAATGAGTTTATGTTTTggagtaatgttaaatacagtATTAAGGTATGAAAGTACGCGCGGCTTACAGATCGGCTTACACATCCAAGATTGCAAATAAATCATTTCTTAATGGAAAAATTCGAAAGAACAATGTAAAATCAGcagttttctttaaaaaataaaaaataaaaataaattaaaaaaataaaaaaacttcggGTTAATTACACTAATTTCTTGGAATATGGTAAATAATTAAGTTGCAAAATctaagttattttaatttacaaataaatgtttcaatttcaagaatttgaATCATAAAGTTACCTTAAAAAACTAAAGTATGTCATACATTTAGAAACCAATTTATATACGTCCTTAAAGaggaatgataaaaaaaaaaaaaaaaaagatcataataataatattggaaaTCCAAATAAGCTGATAATTAACCTACTTAGATATCTCGACCCTCATGAGATCAATGTAAATTTGGTAATTAAACCGTAGTTTATGCAAAATCCAAAGAATTTTTTGGTATCTTTCATTTCATGTTCTgtattatatgcatatatactGAAGCTGTAGATAAACAATACAAGGCAACTTATCTATACAAGGTAACAAATCGACATTAAACTACTATCCGTTACAAGAGATCGATCAATATGCTGATATGGTGGTGCTAATATCCTAAAGACTTGAAAATGATCATATTGATCTGCAGTGGCTTCAGTCATGTGCTGTCATTTCTGTCATTTTGATTTCCTTCCTTGACATGAATATCACTTGGATAAACGTCACAAATAGCTGCTTAAAAAAGACTCATACAGTACGAGTGCATGACAAAATGAATCTTGACTTGAAAAGGTATTTTTAcgtttacaaaagaaaactttGCTTCTTCCCCTATTACAAATATATAATGATGTCAATTTGCTTGACAATATCCTTTCGTACCATCAACCAATTCAAAAAATAAGTACTTGTAAAATCCAGAAATTACGTAGTACTAACAAAGAAACTTTAAGAATGAATGGAAAGAAGTAAATGAGACAACAGTGTGCTACTCTATTTGTCAGAAAATCAAGATTCAAATCATTTCCTTAAAAATGAAGAAGTCTACTGTAAAATGGGtgattttcttataaaatggTAAATTATGAATTTAGAATTTAATAATTGCATTGATTTCAAGATAATTAGAAtatggtcagaaatctatagGAATATGACTTGTATATATAGCCAAAAAATTCAAGGTAAAATACCAAATGAGAAAATGAACCTCTTGCAAATTACATTTGATGATGATTAATGTGGATGCCACGTGCCTTtaatttcttcattcttttgaGAAATTTATCCTCCAATCTCAAAttcatttttagaaaaatattttttttttaagtcctCTAGATGGccattcattttcaaaaaattgataaaaatatccCTAATACAATACAAtactatacaatatatatatgatgtcaaTGTCTTCTCTAAAGACACCAATAACAAAAAGTACCgatctattatttttcttccaaccaaTGAATCTTGAATGTCCACCAACTCCAAGCGGCAGAGAGCTCAACAATGAAAGATAAATCCTTGCTTCAGAAGAAAGACAAAACTAAACTAAGGCCAAAatctattttaactttttttttcgtttatttctattttttcataTGTATGCTAAGTCAAAAGTCCTTAATAACAATGCATTTTTTACAAACTAACCTCAAACTTCAACAAAGCTATCTTTGTAAGCTGAGTTGACAGATGGTTAATGGTAGCAATTTCAATTGGAAGACAATCCTAGAGAGCAAATATCTCAAAAACTCCGGTCCTACAAATCTCACCAAAGAAGCCAGACTCTTGGTTTTGGAATGGAATTTACATTAAAGAGATCTACTAAAGAGAAATATTTAGATTAAGATAAAAGATATTTGTAACTATGAATTGTGCAACTGTTacgtaatcgctttgaaaaaagtgaatacaacatgggatccacatgaaaaaaaaaaaaaatttaatagtggatctcactcttttttaaaaacgaTTACGCAGCGTTTACATACTTCATAGTTGTACATAGAATTACTCTTAAATTAATAATGGGATACATACTAGAGTTTGGGGAGACCCATGGATACTAGCTCAAAATACCTTTCTTTCCATTTCTCAATCTGAATCCAGTCACATTGATCCAAACTTAATAGTTTCTAGACTGACTTTAGAGGGATCCAGAAGATGGAACACCCTTTTACTTCAAACCCTCTTCCATCAAAACATAGTGACTAAGATACTAAAAATCCCCTGAGCATAGAATAATTTTCATTCTAGGAGGGGTAAGGTGGTATGGACTTTAAATACCTCAGTAAACTTTTCTGTGAAATCTAACGACAAAGCTATCAGTCAGTCCTCTAATCAACACCAATCAGAAATAGCCCCTGCTATGTGGAAAAAAGTTTGGAGACTAAACATACAGGTTAGATTAAAGATGCTCATCTGGAAAACTCTCAACAATATCCTACCCACAAGATCCATTCTGAAAAGTTGTCTTCCTCTGAGTGACAGCTAATTAATCTGCCCCATaagtgaatttgaagaagagaGTCTTACTCATTTGTTCGTGAAATGCACTTTTTCTAGAGTTTTGTGGAGACAGTCCCCTTGGCCATTATTTGCTAACATATGCAGTCCATTGTTATGAATTTAtcaaatttatcaaaatgagtCTTACTCATTTTAAAGAACATTGTAATGCTTGGGGCAATAAAATTCTAAACAATCCTAGGAATTGAAAGGCAATACCAAAGGTCCAAAAGGCCATTATTTGCTAACATTTGATGTAGGTATGAGGAATCCTAGTAGCACTATTGCTGCTATTTGCAAATCAGAAGATGGGCACTGTGGTTTTTGTCATAACCAGTTACATTACTAACCAGAATCCTAACCAAGGAGAAGCTACAGCATTATACACTAGCATTACGAAAGCTGAGATTCAACTTATCAGGAAGAATACAATTGGTGGAAACCATCAAGTGGTTAAAAGTGCAATAGAGGAGCCATAAAAGTCTTTTGGATTGGATAATTGGGCCTATAATCAAAGACACAAGAATACTTTTTCAATCTTTTGATAATTAAAGTATTCAAAAAATACATCGAGATTACAATCAATATGCGCATTTCATTACTCAATGAGAGGCTTCCAATTATTTATATGGAAGGATACCCCTCATATCTATCCCTTCTTGTCTTTTAGACTTTCATAATGGGAAAGACCCACCttagatgtatgtatatatttaggagctgatgttatcttttgtCGATGCAAGaccttgctttaaaaaaaacaacacattttttaaatactacTTGTGTGTACATAGGACATGTCCTCTTATGATTCGTTATGATGTGCCAATTATTTGTTTAGTCAACCTTTTTTTCCGTCAATTTTTAAGtctcgtttggatgttgagttaatttaagatgagttgaattttttatgaatagtaataagttgAGAAGGTTGAGTGAGTTTTATGAAACCTACCTAAGATAagtttaaatatgtttagatgttaagataagtttaaatatatttatgaaaagttaaaaaatattataaatctcatGTGTAGAGAGgtgttaagttgaaaaaaattataaatcctatatgtaaagagattttgagttaagataaatttagtgaTTTGAAAGTTGAGTATTTTAATGTTAaacttaacttaaaattagactaaattaatttaatctcAGTTTAATCTAACTTCCAAACGAGCCTTTGAACTAACTTGAGATTTTTTAAACTGCAACTACATGTAAAAAGTTCAAATCCCAAAGCTGTAAACAAGAATTTTTCCTAAAAATGGTGCAACAGCACCAAAATCCACTCAACAATATGAAATTTCAACCTCTCTATGACAATGGAATTCTAATTTAATTAGGTAATAGTCCACCACAAAAAACCCACTCCATTGACATCAacccaaaatataataataagaacaGTGCAAGACAACCATAACCCTCTCAAAGTAATTTAACACCATGCCCCTACATATTAACAAGACAATTTATCCCAATTATATATCACCTCCTTCATTACTTGAACTTTGTTACATGATATCTGCTCAAATACGTTACAAACCTATACATAAATCCAATCGCCCTAAAACAATTGAGCACTAATTTTGATTAAACTCTCAACCCTTATAATCATAAGGGTGCCGCCTTAGATAATGATGTCTTTATAACCACCTTCTCATTTTGGTATCCCACTTTCATTCCTACAGCCCGActcttctttttgttgaaaggattttgattttgatcctCTTATTCATTCTCTCGTGAAATGAGCATCTAATAGGTTCATTTACACACATGTAATGCCCTGAACAAAATAGAGCCGTGGTTCCAAATCACTACACTACAGAGCCAAGAACTCTGCTACTAGCTCATCTGTCAACAATCTTTCAATTTCTCCACCTATTACATCAATGCCGTCACCCAAACCCAACCACCATGACTCCCTTGTCAGGACATTCCCCAAAATGTCTTCATTCAATTTCTCCACCTCTTGCTCTGCTAGCAACACAGAGAAACAATCTTGGAACCCATCTTTAATCCACTTAGAACCAGCCATCGTTGCAGGCTTCACCCATGGATGTGAACGCATGAATTGCTGGTGGATCTCCAGGAGTGCTGAATTTATACGGTCAAAGAGTAACCTCCTTTCCGACCTTGCACAAGAAGTCCGGCCATGGTACTTCTTCTCAAGTTCTTCGAATACAATGGGATCCACGGGGCATTCTAAAGAGTGCCAGATAGCCGTGAACGTATTAGGATCACAATCATTAAAACCAGATTCATTTAAGACATCAATTATGTAGGTAGGCTGCCAACTCTCTTCAGTTCCACAAACTCCCTTCTCATTCAAAACGGATCCTTCACCAACATCTTCATCACAAGATATGAGCATGGGTCCCTCTGCAGATGTTTCTGACTCCAATTTGAGTAGCTGAAGTTGCATCCGAAGACCTAGAATCAGAAAAGGCAACAAATATGAGTGGCTGAAAATCTTGGGGGGAAAAAAGGAACTTGCAATCATATGGAATAGAAGGATTCAAACAATATTGATTTCTCAATTTTTTAACTATAAAGCAATTGAACCAAATAGGTAAAGTGGCCCAAAGTTTAGACAAAATGATGAAGGCATAAGATTAGGATATAATGATTTGAGCTTGGATGCAAGAGGTGGAAAAAATGTTTAAGTTGCATCCAAATCCCACCAGAGACTTGCAATTGTGGTAAAAGCATATTCTATTCAGATTCTTAGGATTATTAGAAAAACTGAGTTTGACTCCAGACATTCTAATAAGATTGTCTATGCGACAGcttcacatgaaaagaaatttagaaaaaaaattggttgAGGTGATCTGCTTGTAAACCTGGTACTGAAGTTTGTAAGGAgtgaaaaaattttatttgaaggtGCCACATGAATCAGTTTAATGCCAAAATATTCAGGATAAAGTCACAAAAGGAAGTATATTGGATGATGATTTAAAGGAAAATAGGACCATAAAGCAAAATGCTGAAAAAGGACTGGCATATCTGATCTGTATCAGATGAGGTACAGCATTTCAGTAAAGATCTAACAGCATTTACACTAAACTTTGAGTAACTTTGAGTTTAACAATGGCCCACAATTTAGATCGGACGGTTATTACTTAACAGGTAATTGATTTCAAATGTTATACTACCACTGTAATTTTAAATTACAAGATTTTTCCTTTTCGAGTTTTGCTATGTACAAACAGAGTTGCATACTAATCTacgtaccaatactaattcattcatatttaaaatttaaattagcactattttcaataaaatctactttttgaccaatcacattagattggtgcatATATTTGTGCACAATTgcgcttgcaactagatttttccttttcctaatCTATCCATCTACATACTATAGAATCTTCAATGAATATTACcattaaatgaaaatgttacagtattataaaaaatctattattataaaagaaaatcaatacTATAGAGCCACGCCTACATTTTTGTTCTTACTAAACTAACCAAGGTTACTTCAACACACTATAGAAGGATCAAGTTAGCTTAAATCTTGGAGATCAACCTGCTAATATTGACACTCTTTTAAAGGTTCCATTTATTCATCATGCCTCGAGGTAGGCTACCCTagtaacataaaatatttttcatttagaaaatctAGCTGTTCTTGCACAACACACAGGTGTATGAATAgtttatatgtttaaaattgCTTTCACAATATTTTGATTGGAAAACAAGCATCTAGATATTCTGTGGAACACAAAATGCACTTTAATTCCTAGAAGGACCCGCACACTTGAGAATTCAGAAGCAATAACTTCAAATTTACCATGGAGGTCAGCACTGAGACTCTCAAAGCATTCGGAACATGATGACAGATCATCCGTAAATGGAGCTTCCATAACTGAAACTGGACTGGGCTGATCAGCATCCTTGGAGCTAATTGGCGATTCTAGTCCAGGCAGAGGATGAAGCAAGGAAACCGAACCTTCCTCAAATGACCCCATCGATGGTTCCTGGAATATCACAAAATGGTGAGAACCAAAACTATCCTGATGCAAAATTGAAGATGCCATACATTCAACTGAGCTGAAAATATAAGGAGTTCTATATTGAGAAGAAAAAACGCAAAGGTTTTTCTTAATATCTAAGTTGCAtccccccatatgataaggataaggataAGTGGTGTataggatcccacattgcttgggaaggagaagttcttgctctttataatgttccaatgaaactccaattgtatcattgactagtccttttggagtatacgCCATGTGGTTTGAGCCTTTCATTGGGGCATTACATCTTGAACTCACTCTCATCCACCCACCCCCTTCTCCCAATTAATATGAAAAGAGGGCATACCAGAGCTAACACTCACTGGCAGAAATAATTCATGGATAGAGTGGGTTATAAATATCTAACAACCATCTAAATAATTGCATGCAGATTGTGGTTCTAAGGAAAAATAGACATTCCAAGCAcaatggcccacatctaagcaAATATGATTCTAATATCAGTTAGAAAGTAAAAGAACTGCAGTCAGTTTGAACATATCGTTaacaaaaaatatactaaattcaGGTTACAGGCCTGCATTCGTTCTAGCACGACTAGTGGTGTTCCATGAATATGTCCTCAACTAGGAAACTAGATGTCatagaataataattaaatcaaaagTCGTTTGAAGTAGTTAAAAAGTTGCAActttctcaagaaaaaaaattgagtcaatttctctcataattgacCAATGCATGTAGCCTGCACAGGTAGACACAGGAATTAGAAAAGAGAATTACTTTGGCCACAAAAGTAAACTCGCAAATTAAGGTGgcttgatgtggtacgtcattttataagtttacttttgtgtaatcttttAGTCGTTGGAGCACTTATCTTCAGAGAATCCTTTCATGTAGGTCAAAAGCCTACTGCAACGCCCAAAAGAGCATCCCTGGCCTTAAAAATAAGACATGGATTCTTTCCCTCTctgttctttgttttcttttcaatgCAAAAGGAATGATAAAGTATTGATGTAGGAGTAGGGATAATAAGTGTTTTGGAATTCTTCAAGTGGCAGCTAGTTGAAAAACTGGAGTTCCTAGTAGAACAAAAGGTGCATAACAGCTCCTCAAAaaaaagcaaagagagagaaaatccaTCATTCAAAATTGCAAAAGAACTTTAAAGCAAAAGTACAATGGCCAGGTTTTCCATAAGATACAAATCAACATTTATGAAAATGATATTAATGTTAAATCGAATAAAAAGGAACAAAATGCAACTAAAGGCCTCTCACATGTTTGTAAAGACCCACATGTAGCTGACTAATTTCTGAACAGCAAGATCCAATTACAAAGGGGAAAAACGAAAAGAGAGTAGTGGGTCGATTCACATAATGGAAGCTAACGGTATATTGGAAGTAATAGATTTCCACAGCTTGTCTATCATGAATGCATCAGAAATATGCTAAGAAGATTTAAACACCAgccagaaatatatatatatatatatatatatatatatatatatatatatatatttatatatatatatatatataaaaggttaAAGACTATACTTGTGTAGTTAAGATATCTTGGCCACCAGCAGAGATATCGTCCTTGCCACCCTTGCCACCTGATATTTCTCGTAGCAACTCATCAGGAGTTTCAGAGGGCATGGCCATAGTCTCTTCTCTCACTTCCCCCACATTTTTGGGAACTGGACTCGCATGATTGTCAATGCTAACTAATGACTCAAAGATCATAACATCTTTTTCAGCTAGATCAATCCTTTCAAAGCTAGCCACCACTTGATTCTGGCTTGTATGAACCTCTACCAAACAATCTTTACTTTCCCTGACTGTGCAGCTTGAAGAATGAGATTTCTTACTACTAGATCTTGATTTTCTAGGGACTGGTCCATGCCTCCCATCAGAGTAACCCTttattctcttgcttttttcCTTCCTCGAGGCCTCTTTTGGCATGAGatatgttttatgataaaacgtTTCGCTGTGTATGCTTGTCTTGGGACTTCCAAAAGCACTAGAAGAAGCAGGAAGAGATCTAGATCTTGATAAGTTTCTGATAGATCCATCCATCCAGCCATCCCTACTGCTAATTCCCAGAGGTTCAACCCATCCATTTGGTCTATCATTACTTGAAAATTTGTCATTAATTTTGTCCCCGACAATCATGCCATTTAAATCTGCTGGCATTAAGTACTTATCAGGGATAGCAAGCATTTCAGCCAGTGTGCTGCCCTTACTAACAACTCCCTGCTCTTGAGACTTGTTGGTCATTTTCCACCTCTCTGAGAGTCTCTTCTTTGCCTCCTTGCTCACAGAGGATTCAGCCAAAAGGTATGATGAAGGCTTGTACCGGTTACTCAAGTCAAATGAATTTCTTGATTCCACTGTAATCGCCTCTGATTCATTCCCAGACATGTCACATGAACTCTCATCCCCAGCGTATCCTCTAAATCCAGCAGATGAAATTTTCATAGAACCACTACCGAAgctatttctcatttttttagttatttccCTCGCAAGTTCTCTAGATTCTCTGGACTTGTGACTTGAAAGCCCCACACTATCAGGAAAATTCTTTGCCCCCTTTAGGTCTCCCTTCCTATTTTTGCTACTCGGAAATTCTGTGTGCACCCTACAATCTGACAGGCTAGCATGTGAAGAACAAGGTGATGAATCACAGCTGGTACCATTCTTGGCCTTCCCAATGTTCGGTTTTAACACAACTATAGTTGTAGGTAAAGGGACCAAGTCATCCTTCTGTTCAAATGGAGTTTTTGTCATATTAAGAGCATTAGCATATCTGCAGTCAGGGTAGGCAAAAAGACCATCGCAATGGTTCTGGGGAGATCTAAGAGTTTGTCTCACTGACTTCCCAAGTTCACCACTTTCATACTTATGAGCACCTGACAACTCCTTAGCTGCCATGCAACCCTGATGAGTTTGGGGAGGAGCACCTCTCAGATCATGTACATGTTTTGTGAACAATGAATCTGGTTGTTGTAGAAATTTCAGCAGACGATCTTTATTGGAGTCTGGTACCTCAAGTGCATCGTGGTACTCCTTCATATACTGTAACTTTTGATCACTTGAAAGATGTTTAGCATCCATGAACTTCGGCTGAATAAATGCCATCTCAGCATCGGAAAGCTTTGAGTTTGTAAGCCCCAGTGATGAACAACTGCTACTCTCTATCTTTGATGTTTCCAAAACCTCATATACATCCTTAAACTCTTCCTGCTCCTTTGAGTTCCTTCTAGATGATCGATGGTCATAAAATGATCCACTCTTTGGAGCTCTCTCTACTGATGTTGCCCTCTTAATATAGTTCTCCGAGGACTTCTTTTGTTGTTTGTGAGCAGGCTGCCGTGGTGGCAGCCCATCAAGACCCATCAATCTGGCAATAACACTTGGAGACCTCCTTTTGTATTCAGTTTCTCTCAACATCTCTTCAGCTAATAACTTCTTCATCGGAGTCCCAACGACTTGGTTTAAATATCGCCACCCCAGTTCAAATGTGAACTGCAAAGGCCAAATGCATTTCACATAACACTTAGTTCAGATTtttttatgcatatgtaaattCAGAACAGAAAAGATATAccaaaaaacagagagagagagagagagagtgaaattaataaaacttggAAAAGTTGTTGCTTTGACAAAATTTactaagaagaaaaagagaaacaaattagttataaaatttcagtaaaaattataagaaaacaaATCAATGAGTAAATTTCagtacaaacaaaataaaaagaaaacaagcgCACCGAGTTTTCATCCGCGGTACCACTACTGCACGGAGTAGAATCAGAGGCCAATTTCAGAAAGTTCCTCTGCTGTTGAACCTTCTTGTTTCCTGGAAATGAATCCCCATAATGACATTAGCGTGACCATCCATGACTAGTAAAAGTGGGAAAGGAGCTTCTCGAGACCTTTTGAAGAAagcaaagtttaaaaaattagaagaatccAAAGCCAAGAAATATTCAGTGAACAGTGTACGCCTATTCGGACATACATTGTGACGAAACccctaaatgaaaagaaattagcaACAGCTTGGAAACCTTATTATTTTGGTAAGAAATTTAAAAGCACCTTCCCTGCTATTTGATGGAAACCCGAGGCAGGAATCATTATTTTTAAGAGAATCAAACGAACGAAGGAAACACAAAAGCAAATCAATCGATAAAAAGGCAAAATCCAAGGAAATAGCAAGCAGAGACCATAGGAAAAATTTTTATCTTCGAGAAAAAgcagtgaaaaaataaaagagaacttggagagagaggaaataaattaaaaataacgcTTTTAAGAGTAATCAGTAGTCAAGCTGGAAATGCAATGATTTTCCATCATATCCCTAGAACTAATTAAGGAAGCAAACAAAATCATGGTTGATGCCACTACAGAAAAGTCACCCTTGCAAATTCCAAAATTGACTTTAACGAAAACCAtaagaaaaaccaaaattaaacctaGTTGATGATCTCTACATTGCACAAACAGAacaatcaaagaagaagaaaatgagctAGGAACTTTATCTTTAGAGAAAATAACTCGAAGAAATGAAAACTTGAATTCCACGATCTTTATCATTATTCTactgttttattaaaattatttcattttcggaAAACCAAAGATCGGACAAAAACAAAGagtttcaatcattttcttctttagtTTTGTCGACTTTCTCGGTGAACAAACGGGCTTCATATGTTAGATAAGAAAAGGCAAGCAAGAAAAGAAGGGTACCAAAAAAATTATGAACTCTTTT
This genomic interval from Carya illinoinensis cultivar Pawnee chromosome 10, C.illinoinensisPawnee_v1, whole genome shotgun sequence contains the following:
- the LOC122279603 gene encoding uncharacterized protein LOC122279603 isoform X1 codes for the protein MDNFQEKGSKIAGIDDRTSGGRFFSTGRTPRGNKKVQQQRNFLKLASDSTPCSSGTADENSFTFELGWRYLNQVVGTPMKKLLAEEMLRETEYKRRSPSVIARLMGLDGLPPRQPAHKQQKKSSENYIKRATSVERAPKSGSFYDHRSSRRNSKEQEEFKDVYEVLETSKIESSSCSSLGLTNSKLSDAEMAFIQPKFMDAKHLSSDQKLQYMKEYHDALEVPDSNKDRLLKFLQQPDSLFTKHVHDLRGAPPQTHQGCMAAKELSGAHKYESGELGKSVRQTLRSPQNHCDGLFAYPDCRYANALNMTKTPFEQKDDLVPLPTTIVVLKPNIGKAKNGTSCDSSPCSSHASLSDCRVHTEFPSSKNRKGDLKGAKNFPDSVGLSSHKSRESRELAREITKKMRNSFGSGSMKISSAGFRGYAGDESSCDMSGNESEAITVESRNSFDLSNRYKPSSYLLAESSVSKEAKKRLSERWKMTNKSQEQGVVSKGSTLAEMLAIPDKYLMPADLNGMIVGDKINDKFSSNDRPNGWVEPLGISSRDGWMDGSIRNLSRSRSLPASSSAFGSPKTSIHSETFYHKTYLMPKEASRKEKSKRIKGYSDGRHGPVPRKSRSSSKKSHSSSCTVRESKDCLVEVHTSQNQVVASFERIDLAEKDVMIFESLVSIDNHASPVPKNVGEVREETMAMPSETPDELLREISGGKGGKDDISAGGQDILTTQEPSMGSFEEGSVSLLHPLPGLESPISSKDADQPSPVSVMEAPFTDDLSSCSECFESLSADLHGLRMQLQLLKLESETSAEGPMLISCDEDVGEGSVLNEKGVCGTEESWQPTYIIDVLNESGFNDCDPNTFTAIWHSLECPVDPIVFEELEKKYHGRTSCARSERRLLFDRINSALLEIHQQFMRSHPWVKPATMAGSKWIKDGFQDCFSVLLAEQEVEKLNEDILGNVLTRESWWLGLGDGIDVIGGEIERLLTDELVAEFLAL
- the LOC122279603 gene encoding uncharacterized protein LOC122279603 isoform X2, with protein sequence MKKLLAEEMLRETEYKRRSPSVIARLMGLDGLPPRQPAHKQQKKSSENYIKRATSVERAPKSGSFYDHRSSRRNSKEQEEFKDVYEVLETSKIESSSCSSLGLTNSKLSDAEMAFIQPKFMDAKHLSSDQKLQYMKEYHDALEVPDSNKDRLLKFLQQPDSLFTKHVHDLRGAPPQTHQGCMAAKELSGAHKYESGELGKSVRQTLRSPQNHCDGLFAYPDCRYANALNMTKTPFEQKDDLVPLPTTIVVLKPNIGKAKNGTSCDSSPCSSHASLSDCRVHTEFPSSKNRKGDLKGAKNFPDSVGLSSHKSRESRELAREITKKMRNSFGSGSMKISSAGFRGYAGDESSCDMSGNESEAITVESRNSFDLSNRYKPSSYLLAESSVSKEAKKRLSERWKMTNKSQEQGVVSKGSTLAEMLAIPDKYLMPADLNGMIVGDKINDKFSSNDRPNGWVEPLGISSRDGWMDGSIRNLSRSRSLPASSSAFGSPKTSIHSETFYHKTYLMPKEASRKEKSKRIKGYSDGRHGPVPRKSRSSSKKSHSSSCTVRESKDCLVEVHTSQNQVVASFERIDLAEKDVMIFESLVSIDNHASPVPKNVGEVREETMAMPSETPDELLREISGGKGGKDDISAGGQDILTTQEPSMGSFEEGSVSLLHPLPGLESPISSKDADQPSPVSVMEAPFTDDLSSCSECFESLSADLHGLRMQLQLLKLESETSAEGPMLISCDEDVGEGSVLNEKGVCGTEESWQPTYIIDVLNESGFNDCDPNTFTAIWHSLECPVDPIVFEELEKKYHGRTSCARSERRLLFDRINSALLEIHQQFMRSHPWVKPATMAGSKWIKDGFQDCFSVLLAEQEVEKLNEDILGNVLTRESWWLGLGDGIDVIGGEIERLLTDELVAEFLAL